A region from the Sandaracinus amylolyticus genome encodes:
- a CDS encoding GAF domain-containing protein: protein MGSDDTATPDTELPRLRAMLEALGHMSRSSRSQGADVRASFRAITEVAATTLDVARVGIWLFDDAERSTLRCACLFDRSTGTHTEGLVITRGDHRVYFEALDSDRIIDAHDARSDPRTSALRESYLDHYGVGALIDAPVVGGVGSVGVVCHEHVGPPRTWSAEEQLFAGSIGDMVGLAIESARRREAETMLRERETELRLALGAARIAIWRWWPARDELDVSDSFGALLARPRGWAPSRLEELLRAIDPADRDAVRAAFDASRTEGRELRVECRARTPHGGTVWLELRGDHDLTGTGREHSVRGVALAVTDRKQLEQRLAHGQRMEAVGRLAGGIAHDFNNALMTIAGQIELLEGSFTSEWQRARAADIERAVFQAGHMTRQLLAFARREPTEARVIDASARVRELAPMLELLVGARVRIRLDARRALPVSIVPVHFDHLVVSLVANARDALGDGGTLEVSTSNDTLDESRAAALGLPPGRYVRVAVEGVAGTAIAPGVLEARLGGEGAVATIAEDGRLSAYFAMASTSDGAGHSG from the coding sequence ATGGGGAGCGACGACACCGCGACGCCGGACACCGAGCTCCCGCGCCTCCGCGCGATGCTCGAGGCGCTCGGGCACATGTCGCGCAGCTCGCGCAGCCAGGGCGCCGACGTGCGCGCGTCGTTCCGCGCGATCACCGAGGTCGCGGCGACCACGCTCGACGTGGCGCGGGTGGGGATCTGGCTCTTCGACGACGCCGAGCGCAGCACGCTGCGGTGCGCGTGCCTCTTCGATCGCAGCACCGGCACGCACACCGAAGGGCTCGTGATCACGCGCGGTGATCACCGCGTGTACTTCGAGGCGCTCGACTCGGATCGCATCATCGACGCGCACGACGCGCGGAGCGATCCGCGCACGTCGGCGCTGCGCGAGAGCTATCTCGACCACTACGGCGTGGGCGCGCTGATCGACGCGCCGGTGGTCGGCGGCGTGGGCTCGGTGGGCGTCGTCTGCCACGAGCACGTCGGGCCGCCGCGCACGTGGAGCGCGGAGGAGCAGCTCTTCGCGGGCTCGATCGGCGACATGGTCGGGCTCGCGATCGAGAGCGCGCGGAGGCGCGAGGCCGAGACGATGCTGCGCGAACGCGAGACCGAGCTGCGGCTCGCGCTGGGCGCGGCACGGATCGCGATCTGGCGGTGGTGGCCTGCGCGCGACGAGCTCGACGTGTCGGACTCGTTCGGCGCGCTGCTCGCGAGGCCGCGCGGCTGGGCTCCGTCGCGCCTCGAGGAGCTGCTGCGCGCGATCGATCCCGCGGATCGCGACGCGGTGCGCGCGGCGTTCGACGCGTCGCGCACCGAGGGCCGCGAGCTGCGCGTGGAGTGTCGCGCGCGCACGCCGCACGGCGGGACGGTGTGGCTCGAGCTGCGCGGCGATCACGACCTCACGGGCACCGGGCGCGAGCACAGCGTGCGCGGCGTCGCGCTCGCGGTGACCGACCGCAAGCAGCTCGAGCAGCGGCTCGCGCACGGGCAGCGCATGGAGGCGGTGGGTCGTCTCGCGGGCGGCATCGCGCACGACTTCAACAACGCGCTGATGACGATCGCCGGGCAGATCGAACTGCTGGAGGGCTCGTTCACGAGCGAGTGGCAGCGCGCGCGCGCTGCCGACATCGAGCGCGCGGTGTTCCAGGCCGGGCACATGACGCGGCAGCTGCTCGCGTTCGCGCGACGCGAGCCCACCGAGGCGCGGGTGATCGACGCGTCGGCGCGGGTGCGCGAGCTCGCGCCGATGCTCGAGCTGCTGGTCGGCGCGCGGGTGCGCATCCGGCTCGACGCGCGGCGCGCGCTGCCGGTGTCGATCGTGCCGGTGCACTTCGATCACCTCGTCGTGAGCCTCGTCGCGAACGCGCGCGATGCGCTCGGCGACGGGGGCACGCTCGAGGTCTCGACGTCGAACGACACGCTCGACGAGTCGCGCGCCGCGGCGCTCGGGCTGCCGCCGGGACGCTACGTGCGCGTCGCGGTCGAGGGCGTCGCGGGCACCGCGATCGCGCCGGGCGTGCTCGAGGCGAGGCTCGGCGGCGAGGGCGCGGTCGCGACGATCGCGGAGGACGGTCGGCTGAGCGCGTACTTCGCGATGGCGAGCACGAGCGACGGCGCCGGTCACTCGGGGTAG
- a CDS encoding rhomboid family intramembrane serine protease has product MFPVRDLNPTRVFPFVTWTIIALNVVVWVFAWSLGPQGIDVFVSLLGLVPRRLIALDLSTPAGLWTLATPLTSMFMHGGWMHLLGNVWFLHVFGDNVEEHLGHARYVVFYVLAGLCAALTHVVLSPFGTLPLVGASGAIAGVLGAYMLRFPRAPILAWFVIGVVEVPAFVFLFVWFGYQLLMTWGSLGSMEQGGVAFAAHAGGFVAGLALERLLAPTREALIRERAERRHRLAESRARRVQEHRERRRWLDPD; this is encoded by the coding sequence GTGTTCCCCGTCCGCGACCTCAACCCCACCCGCGTCTTCCCGTTCGTCACGTGGACGATCATCGCGCTGAACGTCGTGGTGTGGGTCTTCGCGTGGTCGCTCGGGCCGCAGGGGATCGACGTGTTCGTCTCGCTGCTCGGGCTCGTGCCGCGCCGGCTGATCGCGCTCGATCTCTCGACGCCCGCGGGCCTCTGGACGCTCGCGACGCCGCTCACGTCGATGTTCATGCACGGCGGGTGGATGCACCTGCTCGGCAACGTCTGGTTCCTCCACGTGTTCGGCGACAACGTCGAGGAGCACCTCGGCCACGCGCGCTACGTCGTCTTCTACGTGCTCGCCGGGCTCTGCGCGGCGCTGACCCACGTCGTGCTCTCGCCGTTCGGCACGCTGCCGCTCGTCGGCGCGTCGGGCGCGATCGCGGGCGTGCTCGGCGCGTACATGCTGCGCTTCCCGCGCGCGCCGATCCTCGCGTGGTTCGTCATCGGCGTCGTCGAGGTGCCCGCGTTCGTGTTCCTCTTCGTGTGGTTCGGGTACCAGCTGCTCATGACGTGGGGCTCGCTGGGCTCGATGGAGCAGGGCGGCGTCGCGTTCGCCGCGCACGCGGGCGGGTTCGTCGCGGGCCTCGCGCTCGAGCGTCTGCTCGCGCCGACCCGCGAGGCGCTGATCCGCGAGCGAGCAGAGCGTCGCCATCGCCTCGCCGAGTCGCGCGCGCGCCGGGTGCAGGAGCATCGTGAGCGCCGTCGCTGGCTCGATCCGGACTGA
- a CDS encoding GAF domain-containing protein, producing MSPPNVITRPSSPPTDDPRDAVLRRHNQILLSLAKSTELDGSDPQRAWRLLTEAATHGIGTERASIWFFDEHRTQIELVDLFERSKAAHSAGFVLKAADYPAYFAALAEDRTIAASDARHHAATREFKTGYLEPLDIHSMLEAPIRRRGKVVGVLCHEHVGAQRTFSREEEQLAASIADLVARTLDDRDRLAAENAMRAANRELEEHKARLEQEVAERTRDLAARNAENQELIRRLRGAVEQLSSPVLELWEDVLAVPVIGVVDSERAAMLVERVLEDVARRNARFVLIDLTGVDVVDTGTADRLVKLARAVELLGARCVLTGLQPLVAQTLVDLGADFGELETLRNLKQGLLHALQSERSRREQTRAHESTSTARR from the coding sequence ATGTCGCCGCCGAACGTGATCACCCGGCCGTCCTCGCCCCCGACGGACGACCCGCGCGACGCGGTCCTGCGCCGCCACAACCAGATCCTGCTCTCGCTCGCGAAGAGCACCGAGCTCGACGGCTCCGATCCCCAGCGCGCGTGGCGCCTCCTCACCGAGGCCGCGACGCACGGCATCGGCACCGAGCGCGCGTCGATCTGGTTCTTCGACGAGCACCGCACGCAGATCGAGCTCGTCGACCTCTTCGAGCGCTCGAAGGCCGCGCACTCGGCGGGCTTCGTGCTCAAGGCGGCGGACTATCCCGCGTACTTCGCGGCGCTCGCCGAGGATCGCACGATCGCCGCGAGCGACGCGCGCCACCACGCCGCGACGCGCGAGTTCAAGACGGGCTACCTCGAGCCGCTCGACATCCACTCGATGCTCGAGGCGCCGATCCGCCGGCGCGGCAAGGTGGTCGGCGTGCTCTGCCACGAGCACGTCGGCGCGCAGCGCACGTTCTCGCGCGAGGAAGAGCAGCTCGCGGCGAGCATCGCGGACCTCGTCGCGCGCACCCTGGACGATCGTGACCGCCTCGCCGCCGAGAACGCGATGCGCGCCGCGAACCGCGAGCTCGAGGAGCACAAGGCGCGGCTCGAGCAGGAGGTCGCGGAGCGCACGCGTGATCTCGCGGCGCGCAACGCCGAGAACCAGGAGCTCATCCGCCGCCTGCGCGGCGCGGTCGAGCAGCTCTCGAGCCCGGTGCTCGAGCTGTGGGAGGACGTGCTCGCGGTGCCGGTGATCGGCGTCGTCGACTCCGAGCGCGCCGCGATGCTCGTCGAGCGCGTGCTCGAGGACGTCGCGCGCCGCAACGCGCGCTTCGTGCTGATCGACCTGACCGGCGTCGACGTGGTCGACACCGGGACCGCGGATCGCCTGGTGAAGCTCGCGCGCGCGGTCGAGCTGCTCGGCGCGCGCTGCGTGCTCACGGGCCTGCAGCCGCTGGTCGCGCAGACGCTGGTCGATCTCGGCGCGGACTTCGGCGAGCTCGAGACGCTGCGCAACCTGAAGCAGGGCCTCTTGCACGCCCTGCAGAGCGAGCGCTCGCGCCGCGAGCAGACGCGCGCGCACGAGAGCACGAGCACCGCCCGCCGCTGA
- a CDS encoding sigma-54-dependent transcriptional regulator, translated as MEETASPPRSGSHTAVSAEGAPGRVLIVDDDTQVAETLRLLLQQDAHDVFVAHDAMTGAQWVDEHGIEVVVSDIYLRGPTGLELLSRLRGSERDVEVILISGEPSVETAQEAVRHGAFDYLVKPVSGRVVRRTVSEALARKRSRDRAGKDLDRERARLEAMEQAVERRAHELRVSHERYQQLIEGLPLAVYELDCATMRLTYLGGRLVEQMGDVARHDAGWIEAVHEEDRLRVSEYLAEVIHGEATRSPDEVRVLGGDGQVRWVRVLANEVQREPLRISGVLVDVTEQKLIEEDRRRLERELAEAKASLERALIEQLDLGVGARAVRIDESVDDALAADFGRSPGMLRVADEARLAAEHDETVLISGETGTGKGVLAEWIHAHGARHHAPFVALNCSALRGELLDSELFGHARGAFTSAVRDRRGLLEEASGGTLFLDEIGEMNLETQARLLKVLEDKSFRRLGESNTRRSDFRLVCATNRDLADEVARGRFRQDLFFRINVLSIRLPALRERTGDLAPLARRLLASLGSPTTELPRATVDLLERYDWPGNVRELRNALIRALLLARGGPLLPRHFPDLGERVPVRTASRSVTPPPAPPERPVFVGAPAVPPSPAEREDAQIRELMRRFDGNVAKVARTLGMSRTTLYRRLKQLGISPEG; from the coding sequence ATGGAGGAGACCGCGAGCCCCCCGCGATCCGGCTCCCACACCGCGGTGAGCGCCGAGGGCGCGCCGGGGCGCGTGCTCATCGTCGACGACGACACCCAGGTCGCCGAGACGCTGCGGCTCCTCCTCCAGCAGGACGCGCACGACGTGTTCGTCGCGCACGACGCGATGACCGGCGCGCAGTGGGTCGACGAGCACGGCATCGAGGTCGTGGTCAGCGACATCTACCTGCGCGGCCCGACCGGGCTCGAGCTGCTCTCGCGCTTGCGCGGCAGCGAGCGCGACGTCGAGGTGATCCTGATCTCGGGCGAGCCCTCGGTGGAGACCGCGCAGGAAGCGGTGCGCCACGGCGCGTTCGACTACCTCGTGAAGCCGGTGAGCGGGCGCGTGGTGCGGCGCACCGTCTCCGAGGCGCTCGCGCGCAAGCGCTCGCGGGATCGCGCGGGCAAGGATCTCGATCGCGAGCGCGCGCGGCTCGAGGCGATGGAGCAAGCGGTCGAGCGTCGCGCGCACGAGCTCCGGGTCTCGCACGAGCGCTACCAGCAGCTCATCGAGGGCCTGCCGCTCGCGGTCTACGAGCTCGACTGCGCGACGATGCGCCTGACGTACCTCGGCGGGCGCCTGGTCGAGCAGATGGGCGACGTCGCGCGCCACGACGCGGGCTGGATCGAGGCGGTCCACGAAGAGGATCGCCTCCGGGTCAGCGAGTACCTCGCCGAGGTGATCCACGGCGAGGCCACGCGCTCTCCCGACGAGGTGCGCGTCCTCGGCGGCGACGGGCAGGTGCGCTGGGTGCGCGTGCTCGCGAACGAGGTGCAGCGCGAGCCGCTGCGCATCTCGGGCGTGCTCGTCGACGTGACCGAGCAGAAGCTCATCGAGGAGGATCGCCGCCGCCTCGAGCGCGAGCTCGCGGAGGCGAAGGCGAGCCTCGAGCGCGCGCTGATCGAGCAGCTCGACCTCGGCGTGGGCGCGCGCGCGGTGCGCATCGACGAGAGCGTCGACGACGCGCTCGCCGCGGACTTCGGGCGCTCGCCGGGCATGCTCCGGGTCGCCGACGAGGCGCGGCTCGCGGCGGAGCACGACGAGACGGTGTTGATCAGCGGCGAGACCGGCACCGGCAAGGGCGTGCTCGCGGAGTGGATCCACGCGCACGGCGCGCGGCACCACGCGCCCTTCGTCGCGCTCAACTGCTCGGCGCTGCGCGGCGAGCTGCTCGACAGCGAGCTCTTCGGGCACGCCCGCGGCGCGTTCACGTCGGCGGTGCGCGATCGCCGCGGTCTGCTCGAAGAGGCCTCGGGCGGCACGCTCTTCCTCGACGAGATCGGTGAGATGAACCTCGAGACCCAGGCGCGCCTGCTCAAGGTGCTCGAGGACAAGTCGTTCCGCCGGCTCGGCGAGAGCAACACGCGGCGCAGCGACTTCCGGCTCGTGTGCGCGACGAACCGCGATCTCGCGGACGAGGTCGCGCGCGGACGGTTCCGTCAGGACCTCTTCTTCCGGATCAACGTGCTCTCGATCCGGCTGCCCGCGCTGCGCGAGCGCACCGGCGATCTCGCGCCGCTCGCGCGGCGCCTCCTCGCGAGCCTCGGCAGCCCGACGACCGAGCTGCCGCGCGCGACGGTCGACTTGCTCGAGCGCTACGACTGGCCGGGCAACGTGCGCGAGCTGCGCAACGCGCTCATCCGCGCGCTGCTCCTCGCGCGCGGCGGGCCGCTCCTGCCGCGTCACTTCCCCGACCTCGGCGAGCGCGTGCCGGTGCGCACCGCGTCGCGCTCGGTCACGCCGCCGCCCGCGCCTCCCGAGCGTCCGGTGTTCGTCGGCGCGCCTGCGGTCCCGCCGAGCCCGGCGGAGCGCGAGGACGCGCAGATCCGCGAGCTGATGCGGCGCTTCGACGGCAACGTCGCGAAGGTGGCGCGCACGCTCGGGATGTCGCGAACGACGTTGTACCGGCGGCTGAAGCAGCTCGGGATCTCGCCCGAGGGCTGA
- a CDS encoding MopE-related protein — MRLRSAAFVSLALLATAAACARPVTQIVLIVESDLRAPSEIDRIDVHVLGPSGERVRAGATLGTPESPEPPFTLGITPGTTRLSPVHIRVVASRRGNTVVERVIRTEFEHDRSLELVVRLERACASVTCGENATCSEGECVDVFVDPSQLPPFVRVFARDDAGTSPDACVGDPGAAETCDGIDQDCDGMIDEGIDLDASPEHCGVCGNACDEGVACLRGSCGDPAVQIGLGEVHSCALRRSGRVACWGANETGQLGDSSRTDRARATEVAGIEDAIELGVGERHACVLGRDGRVRCWGWNARGELGDGTTTNRDAPVEVPIDAVVELGIGYEHSCARTSGGEIWCWGSQVDFDRGTGALLSRSSPVRIGGVSAPRAVAGGNESTCVIEGSGRVMCWGQDVAGRLGDGWPLDDRGAPAPLAESFAAESVERYAYGWYAIADDGGIWGWGDNEDLQLARTGIAESPRPITLSGLDGAAQIAGGRQHGCARGVDWARCWGNDSRGQLGRGTIMGNDHATPAGVVGLPVGLRELAVGGHHACVRTDREVWCWGGNDRGQLGDGTFADRARAVLAVLPGATR, encoded by the coding sequence GTGCGCTTGCGCTCGGCAGCCTTCGTGTCGCTCGCGCTGCTCGCGACCGCGGCCGCGTGCGCGCGGCCAGTCACGCAGATCGTGCTGATCGTCGAGTCCGATCTCCGCGCGCCGAGCGAGATCGATCGGATCGACGTGCACGTGCTCGGGCCGAGCGGCGAGCGCGTCCGCGCCGGCGCGACGTTGGGCACGCCGGAGTCGCCGGAGCCGCCGTTCACGCTGGGGATCACGCCGGGGACCACGCGCTTGTCGCCGGTGCACATCCGCGTGGTCGCGTCGCGCCGCGGGAACACCGTGGTCGAGCGGGTGATCCGCACCGAGTTCGAGCACGATCGCTCGCTCGAGCTCGTCGTGCGGCTCGAGCGCGCGTGCGCGTCGGTGACGTGCGGCGAGAACGCGACGTGCTCCGAGGGGGAGTGCGTCGACGTCTTCGTCGACCCGTCGCAGCTGCCGCCGTTCGTGCGCGTGTTCGCGCGCGACGATGCGGGGACGAGCCCCGACGCGTGCGTGGGCGACCCCGGCGCGGCGGAGACGTGCGACGGGATCGACCAGGACTGCGACGGGATGATCGACGAGGGGATCGATCTCGACGCGAGCCCCGAGCACTGCGGGGTCTGCGGCAACGCGTGCGACGAGGGCGTCGCGTGTTTGCGCGGCAGCTGCGGCGATCCCGCGGTGCAGATCGGGCTCGGCGAGGTGCACTCGTGCGCGCTGCGGCGGAGCGGTCGCGTCGCGTGCTGGGGCGCGAACGAGACGGGTCAGCTCGGCGACTCCTCGCGCACCGATCGCGCGCGCGCGACGGAGGTCGCGGGCATCGAGGACGCGATCGAGCTCGGCGTCGGCGAGCGCCACGCGTGCGTGCTCGGTCGCGACGGGCGCGTGCGGTGCTGGGGATGGAACGCGCGCGGCGAGCTCGGCGACGGGACCACGACGAACCGCGATGCGCCGGTCGAGGTGCCGATCGACGCGGTGGTCGAGCTCGGCATCGGGTACGAGCACTCGTGCGCGCGCACGAGCGGCGGCGAGATCTGGTGCTGGGGCAGCCAGGTCGACTTCGATCGCGGCACCGGCGCGCTGCTGAGCCGCTCGTCGCCGGTGCGGATCGGGGGCGTGAGCGCGCCGCGCGCGGTCGCGGGCGGCAACGAGTCGACGTGCGTGATCGAGGGCAGCGGTCGCGTGATGTGCTGGGGGCAGGACGTCGCGGGGCGGCTCGGGGATGGATGGCCGCTCGACGATCGCGGCGCGCCTGCGCCGCTCGCCGAGTCGTTCGCGGCAGAGTCGGTCGAGCGGTACGCGTACGGCTGGTATGCGATCGCCGACGACGGCGGGATCTGGGGCTGGGGCGACAACGAGGACCTGCAGCTCGCGCGCACCGGGATCGCGGAGAGCCCGCGGCCGATCACGCTGTCGGGCCTCGATGGTGCCGCGCAGATCGCGGGCGGGCGCCAGCACGGATGCGCGCGCGGCGTGGACTGGGCGCGATGCTGGGGCAACGACTCGCGCGGGCAGCTCGGTCGCGGGACGATCATGGGCAACGATCACGCGACCCCCGCGGGCGTCGTCGGACTGCCGGTCGGGCTTCGCGAGCTCGCGGTCGGCGGCCACCACGCGTGCGTGAGGACCGACCGCGAGGTGTGGTGCTGGGGCGGCAACGATCGCGGGCAGCTCGGGGACGGAACGTTCGCGGATCGCGCCCGAGCGGTGCTCGCGGTGCTGCCCGGCGCGACCCGCTGA
- a CDS encoding DUF1688 family protein has product MPRSPWDRGDQAAETRMDRDSSLGAEARGPIDWLRSPVAIRTRCRDVLAAGLDGRLEHFAVRLERMPAVVRRVVRITRATHPDLRVPYHSRWNQFRSGGVDRVAALDARMASLPDDEQARVRFDLAITSVLLDTAAGPRWSYLERETGLRFERSEGLAVASLRMFEDGLFSAESGALRADADGLDALEARDVAGGFQASLRNPLLGFDGRLELLTRLGSALRAAPHLFGAERPRLGALFDHLSARTHGRVIPARRVLAAVLEGLGPIWPGRIELFGVNLGDVWRHPAAGGGSPTQGLVPFHALSQQVVYSLIEPLERAGLRVEGLDELTGLGESRNGGLFVDEGVLVPRHDDVLQRTHAPSSEVVVEWRALTVALLDHVAEDVRSALQLGPEQLPMCKVLEGGTWYAGREVARELRPDGAPPIRVETDGTVL; this is encoded by the coding sequence GTGCCGCGGAGCCCGTGGGATCGTGGAGACCAGGCCGCCGAGACCCGGATGGACCGCGACAGCTCGCTGGGCGCAGAAGCGCGAGGACCGATCGACTGGCTCCGCTCGCCGGTCGCGATCCGCACGCGCTGTCGCGACGTCCTCGCCGCCGGGCTCGACGGGCGCCTCGAGCACTTCGCCGTGCGGCTCGAGCGAATGCCCGCGGTCGTGCGCCGCGTGGTGCGCATTACGCGCGCGACGCATCCCGATCTGCGGGTGCCGTATCACAGCCGCTGGAACCAGTTCCGCAGCGGCGGGGTGGATCGGGTGGCCGCGCTCGACGCGCGGATGGCGAGCCTTCCCGACGACGAGCAGGCGAGGGTGCGCTTCGACCTCGCGATCACGAGCGTGCTGCTCGACACCGCGGCGGGGCCGCGTTGGTCGTACCTCGAGCGCGAGACCGGGCTGCGCTTCGAGCGCAGCGAAGGGCTCGCGGTCGCGAGCCTGCGGATGTTCGAGGACGGACTCTTCAGCGCCGAGTCGGGCGCGCTGCGCGCCGACGCCGACGGGCTCGACGCGCTCGAGGCGCGCGACGTCGCGGGCGGATTCCAGGCGAGCCTGCGCAACCCGCTGCTCGGCTTCGATGGACGACTCGAGCTCCTGACGCGGCTGGGATCGGCGCTGCGCGCGGCGCCGCACCTGTTCGGCGCGGAGCGCCCGCGCCTCGGCGCCCTCTTCGATCACTTGAGCGCCAGGACGCACGGCCGCGTGATCCCGGCGCGACGCGTGCTCGCCGCGGTGCTCGAGGGGCTCGGCCCGATCTGGCCGGGGCGCATCGAGCTCTTCGGCGTGAACCTCGGCGACGTGTGGCGGCATCCCGCGGCGGGCGGAGGCTCGCCGACCCAGGGGCTCGTGCCGTTCCACGCGCTCTCGCAGCAGGTCGTGTACTCGCTGATCGAGCCGCTCGAGCGCGCCGGGCTCCGCGTCGAAGGGCTCGACGAGCTCACCGGCCTCGGCGAGTCGCGCAACGGCGGGCTCTTCGTCGACGAGGGCGTGCTCGTGCCGCGCCACGACGACGTGCTCCAGCGGACGCACGCGCCGAGCAGCGAGGTGGTCGTCGAGTGGCGCGCGCTGACGGTCGCGCTGCTCGATCACGTCGCCGAGGACGTGCGCAGCGCGCTCCAGCTCGGCCCCGAGCAGCTCCCGATGTGCAAGGTGCTCGAGGGCGGCACCTGGTACGCGGGGCGCGAGGTCGCGCGCGAGCTGCGTCCGGATGGTGCGCCGCCGATCCGCGTCGAGACCGACGGCACCGTTCTCTAG